In one window of Hevea brasiliensis isolate MT/VB/25A 57/8 chromosome 10, ASM3005281v1, whole genome shotgun sequence DNA:
- the LOC110639673 gene encoding xyloglucan galactosyltransferase MUR3-like, with amino-acid sequence MRRRTAASVPFEEMDKGTGKNQQKRLCLLASLSAFFWILLLYFHFVVLGGNTVGESVKLEAHSLNTGSKTPALVTDARLTNTPSKTTPFLDASLKNTPSITSSQKKENFPFMRALRTIENKSDPCGGKYIYVHDLPPRFNEDMLKECKSLSVWTNMCKFTSNAGLGPPLENVEGVFSNTGWYATNQFAVDVIFSNRMKQYECLTNDSSIAAAIFVPFYAGFDIARYLWGYNISTRDAASLELVDWLMKRPEWRIMGGKDHFLVAGRITWDFRRLTDEESDWGNKLLFLPAAKNMSMLVVESSPWNANDFGIPYPTYFHPAKDDDVFIWQERMRNLERKWLFSFAGAPRLDNPKSIRGQIIDQCKKSKVGKLLECDFGESKCHSPSSIMQMFQSSLFCLQPQGDSYTRRSAFDSMLAGCIPVFFHPGSAYTQYTWHLPKNYTTYSVFIPEDDIRKRNVSIEEVLSKIPPEQVKIMREKVISLIPGLIYADPRSKLETLKDSFDVAVQAVIDKVTRLRRNIIQGRTEYDNFVEENSWKYELLDEGQREVGAHEWDPFFSKPKDGNSDSGGSSAQAAKNSWKNEQRDQS; translated from the coding sequence ATGAGACGTCGCACTGCGGCGAGTGTCCCTTTTGAGGAAATGGATAAAGGGACTGGGAAAAATCAACAGAAACGGCTTTGTTTGTTGGCTTCTCTCTCTGCGTTTTTCTGGATTCTATTATTGTACTTCCATTTTGTTGTGTTAGGAGGTAATACTGTTGGTGAATCTGTTAAATTAGAGGCTCATTCACTAAACACAGGATCAAAAACCCCTGCCCTTGTAACCGATGCCCGTTTGACGAATACCCCCTCCAAAACTACCCCTTTTTTAGATGCCTCTTTGAAAAATACCCCCAGTATCACTAGTAGTCAAAAGAAGGAGAATTTCCCTTTTATGAGGGCTTTGAGAACCATAGAGAATAAGAGTGATCCTTGTGGAGGAAAGTATATTTATGTCCATGATTTGCCTCCTAGGTTTAATGAGGATATGCTGAAGGAGTGTAAGAGCTTGAGTGTTTGGACCAATATGTGTAAGTTTACTAGTAATGCCGGGCTGGGGCCCCCACTGGAGAATGTTGAAGGGGTGTTTTCAAATACGGGGTGGTATGCAACAAATCAGTTTGCGGTGGATGTGATATTCAGTAATAGGATGAAGCAGTATGAGTGCTTGACGAATGATTCTTCCATTGCTGCAGCAATTTTTGTACCATTCTATGCAGGGTTTGATATTGCAAGGTATCTTTGGGGATATAATATCTCAACCAGAGACGCTGCTTCTCTTGAGTTGGTCGATTGGCTTATGAAGAGACCAGAGTGGAGGATTATGGGAGGCAAGGATCATTTTCTGGTGGCAGGgaggataacttgggatttcAGGAGGTTAACAGACGAGGAATCAGATTGGGGAAACAAACTACTCTTTTTGCCGGCTGCAAAAAATATGTCAATGCTTGTGGTTGAATCCAGTCCATGGAATGCAAATGATTTTGGCATTCCTTATCCTACCTATTTCCATCCTGCAAAGGATGATGATGTGTTTATTTGGCAAGAGCGGATGAGGAATTTAGAAAGAAAATGGCTTTTCTCTTTTGCTGGGGCACCACGTCTTGATAATCCAAAATCAATCAGGGGCCAGATCATAGATCAGTGTAAGAAGTCAAAGGTAGGCAAGCTGTTGGAATGTGATTTTGGAGAGAGCAAATGTCATTCTCCGAGCAGTATAATGCAGATGTTTCAGAGCTCCCTTTTCTGCTTGCAACCCCAGGGTGATTCATATACACGAAGGTCAGCTTTTGACTCAATGTTGGCAGGTTGCATTCCTGTCTTCTTTCACCCTGGCTCAGCTTACACACAATATACTTGGCATCTTCCAAAGAACTATACTACTTATTCGGTATTTATTCCAGAGGATGATATCCGTAAAAGAAATGTTAGCATTGAGGAAGTGCTTAGTAAGATTCCTCCTGAGCAGGTGAAGATCATGAGGGAGAAAGTCATAAGTCTCATCCCAGGGCTTATATATGCAGATCCTCGCTCAAAATTGGAGACTCTTAAAGATTCTTTTGATGTTGCTGTTCAGGCAGTCATTGACAAAGTTACAAGGTTGAGGAGAAACATTATTCAGGGCCGTACAGAATATGATAATTTTGTGGAGGAGAACAGTTGGAAATATGAATTGTTGGATGAAGGACAGCGTGAGGTGGGAGCTCATGAATGGGATCCCTTCTTCTCAAAACCAAAGGATGGCAATAGTGATTCTGGTGGTTCATCTGCGCAAGCTGCCAAAAACTCATGGAAGAATGAGCAGAGAGATCAATCATGA